The sequence GCGGGCGTTCACGAGGCGGCGGAAGTTATCACCCTGAACAAGAGGGGCAAGACATGACACACACCATTGAGTTCGATCCAAACATCGAGCGGGAATTGACCCGTCTGGCCGCGCTGGCCGGCAAGGATACCGAGCAGTTCATCAAGGATGCCGTGCTCGAGTATCTGCACGATTTAAAGGACATCGCGGATGCCGAGGCTATTTTGCAGCGGATCGAGCGAGGCGACGAGAATGTGATTCCCCTGGACGAATTGGAACGGCGGCTCGATGCGCTGGACGGTTAAGCTAAGCGAGCACGCGGCACGAACGATAGAAAAGCTCGACAAGCCGCACCGGGACCGCATCCGCCGGTTTCTTCGGGAGGAATTGTCTGGACTGGATGACCCACGTGCCAAAGGCAAACCGTTACAAGGCGGTCTCCGCGGACTGTGGCGCTACCGTGTCGGCGATTACCGGATTGTCTGTGAAATCCGCGGACACGAATTTGTGGTTCTGGTCGTGAAGATCGGCCACCGGCGCGACGTGTACCGTTGACCACCCCGCACCCGGCCGGGCATTGCCGGGGTATGATAGTCGCGCCAGTCCTAGGCAGTCGCGAGCCGAAAAGCGGGACCCCTTCACCCGCCGGGACTGGCTCCCACCTTGGAGGGATTCGCCTTTGAAGGGGGCGGAATGCCAAAGTCACCCACCGATCGCCGCCGAGACAGCGACACGCGGCCTGGCCGGGCACGAAAAAATTCCGGCTGCCAAGAGCAAATCCAAAAAATCAGAACCTACTGAATCAAAAGACCTTTTCAGTGGCTAAGGCACGCTGGCGTACGTACGTTAACGTACTCACCGTGTTTGCTCCGGCAGGTCGTGATGCGACTGTAACTCCGTTTTAACGCCACACGACGGAGTAATCCAATGTTGCAAGACCAAAACCCCAAGCGTCCCCTAGTCGATCTGGACGCGCTGCCCGACTCCAAGCTTCTCGACAAAATCGACACGGCGGAAGCGCTGGGCGTGAGCACCGGCACGCTGTCCGTGTGGCGTAGCACCGGGCGCCACAAGTTGCCGTTCGTGAAGGTTGGCCGGAAAGTCTTCTATCGCGTGGGCGACCTTCGTGCCTGGCTCGATAAGCGCACCCATACCGTGGTGGAGGGCTGGAAATGAGCGGTACCCGCCCACAAAAAAGCCCCCGGCCGGCGGGAACCGGCGCGAGGGCGGATATGAGGTACGTCGCAAGTATAGACGTGATCGACGCCTTTCGGAACGCCATGGCGGAGCACGGGATCATCACCAATGACCCCATCATTGGCGATGGCGTGCTCCATCGAATCCACGTGGAGGGGCACAAGCGAGGCTCCAGGAACGGCGCCTATATCCTGCACCTGGACAGGCACCCGGCCGGGTGGTTCATGGACTTCAAATCGGGGATCAC is a genomic window of Candidatus Methylocalor cossyra containing:
- the relB gene encoding type II toxin-antitoxin system RelB family antitoxin — protein: MTHTIEFDPNIERELTRLAALAGKDTEQFIKDAVLEYLHDLKDIADAEAILQRIERGDENVIPLDELERRLDALDG
- a CDS encoding type II toxin-antitoxin system RelE family toxin, with the translated sequence MRWTVKLSEHAARTIEKLDKPHRDRIRRFLREELSGLDDPRAKGKPLQGGLRGLWRYRVGDYRIVCEIRGHEFVVLVVKIGHRRDVYR
- a CDS encoding helix-turn-helix domain-containing protein; the encoded protein is MLQDQNPKRPLVDLDALPDSKLLDKIDTAEALGVSTGTLSVWRSTGRHKLPFVKVGRKVFYRVGDLRAWLDKRTHTVVEGWK